A single Bos mutus isolate GX-2022 chromosome 25, NWIPB_WYAK_1.1, whole genome shotgun sequence DNA region contains:
- the SEPTIN14 gene encoding septin-14 has translation MVAQKCELLNASALKMLLQSDMAEKPMCPSTQIPDDEDTQKEDNIRCLNMLGHFGFDCLAHQLVDKSVQQGFFFNILCVGETGIGKSTLIDTLFNTNLKDKKSSHFYASVGLKIQTYELQENNVQLKLTVVKTVGYGDQINKEASYQPIVDYLDAQFESYLQEELKIKRSLGDYRDSRVHVCLYFISPTGHSLKSLDILTMKNIDSKVNIIPVIAKADAISKSDLQTFKCAIMNELISNGIQMYQFPTDNETSTHMNSSMNGLLPFAVVGSTEEVKVGKRTVRGRQYPWGILQVENENHCDFVKLRDMLLCTNMEDLKEQTHTRHYERYRRNRLHMMGFTDMGPNNQPVSFQEIYEAKRQELLEQCQREEEELKHKFMQRVKEKETAFKEAEKELQDKFEHLKKVQQEETTRLEEERRQLEEEILEFYKMKASSGTLQSQVCTSVKKDKERKK, from the exons CTCCTTCAGTCTGACATGGCAGAAAAACCAATGTGTCCCTCCACACAAATACCCGATGATGAAGATaca caaaaAGAAGATAATATACGTTGCTTAAATATGCTTGgccattttggttttgattgttTGGCTCATCAGTTGGTGGACAAATCTGTTCAACAaggattcttttttaatattctttgtgtgg GGGAAACTGGAATTGGAAAATCAACCTTGATTGACACACTGTTCAATACTAATTTGAAAGACAAAAAATCTTCACATTTTTACGCAAGTGTTGGACTTAAAATTCAGACATATGAACTCCAGGAAAACAATGTTCAGTTGAAATTAACTGTTGTGAAAACAGTGGGCTATGGTGATCAAATAAACAAGGAAGCCAG ctacCAGCCAATTGTTGACTACCTAGATGCTCAATTTGAGTCCTATCTTCAAGAAGAATTGAAAATTAAACGTTCCTTAGGTGACTACCGTGATTCCCGCGTCCATGTGTGCCTTTATTTCATTTCACCGACAGGACATTCTCTGAAGTCTCTTGATATATTAACCATGAAGAACATTGACAGCAAG GTGAACATTATACCAGTGATTGCCAAAGCAGATGCAATTTCTAAAAGTGATTTACAGACATTTAAGTGTGCGATAATGAATGAATTGATTAGTAATGGCATCCAGATGTATCAGTTCCCAACAGATAATGAAACTAGCACTCACATGAACTCCTCGATGAAT GGCCTCTTACCTTTTGCTGTAGTAGGAAGTACGGAGGAAGTGAAAGTTGGAAAAAGGACAGTCAGAGGACGTCAGTACCCCTGGGGAATTTTACAAG TGGAAAATGAAAACCACTGTGACTTTGTTAAGCTCCGGGATATGCTTCTTTGTACAAATATGGAAGACTTGAAAGAACAGACTCACACTCGGCACTATGAACGTTACAGGCGCAACAGACTTCACATGATGGGATTTACTGATATGGGTCCAAATAACCAGCCAGTTAG ttttcaagAGATCTATGAAGCCAAAAGGCAGGAGCTCTTGGAGCAATGTCAGAGGGAAGAAGAAGAGTTGAAACACAAGTTTATGCAGCgagtaaaggagaaagaaacagcatttaaagaagctgaaaaagag CTACAGGACAAGTTTGAACATCTTAAGAAGGTCCAACAAGAGGAGACAACGAGACTTGAGGAGGAGAGGAGACAACTGGAAGAAGAAATCctagaattttataaaatgaaggcCTCCTCTGGAACCTTGCAGAGTCAGGTGTGCACCAGTGTGAAGAAGGACAAAGAGCGTAAGAAATAA
- the LOC102277239 gene encoding olfactory receptor 7A10: MEQENHTQFSGFLLLGLSDEAELQPLLFWLFLSMYLITIAGNLLIILTTIYDSHLHTPMYFFLSNLSFSDICFTSTTIPKMLLNLYIQNKGITYEGCLTQLYFFILFVELDIFLLSAMAYDRFVAICHPLHYTTKMTPQLCGLLLLASWILSVLDSLLRSLLVLRLSFCTDLEIPHFFCEINQVIQLACSDNLLSIIEMYFATVLMGIIPLSGIVVSYSRIVSSILRITSARGKYKAFSTCGSHLSVVCLFYGTGLGVYLSSATTQNSRTSAIASVMYTEVTPMLNPFIYSLRNKDIKGALKSLVTTLAFSE; the protein is encoded by the coding sequence ATGGAACAGGAAAATCACACACAGTTTTCAGGATTTCTTCTCCTTGGACTATCAGATGAGGCAGAGTTGCAGCCTCTCCTCTTTTGGCTTTTCCTCTCCATGTACCTGATAACTATTGCTGGAAACCTGCTCATCATTCTGACCACCATCTATgactcccacctccacacacccatgtacttcttcctctccaatttGTCTTTTTCAGACATCTGTTTCACCTCTACCACCATCCCAAAGATGCTGCTGAACCTCTACATCCAGAATAAAGGCATCACCTATGAAGGCTGCCTCACTCAGCtgtattttttcatcctttttgtgGAACTGGACATTTTCCTCCTCTCTGCGATGGCCTATGACCGGTTCGTAGCCATATGCCATCCACTGCACTACACAACCAAGATGACCCCCCAGCTCTGTGGCTTGCTGTTGCTGGCATCTTGGATATTGAGTGTCCTGGACTCTTTGCTACGCAGTTTGCTGGTGTTGCGGCTGTCCTTTTGTACTGACTTGGAAATCCcccatttcttctgtgaaatcAATCAGGTTATCCAACTTGCCTGTTCTGACAATCTTCTCAGTATCATAGAGATGTATTTTGCCACTGTGCTCATGGGCATTATTCCCCTCTCTGGCATTGTTGTTTCTTATTCTCGGATTGTCTCCTCCATACTGAGGATTACATCAGCAAGGGGGAAGTACAAGGCATTTTCCACCTGTGGGTCTCATCTTTcagttgtttgcttgttttatggCACAGGTCTTGGGGTGTACCTCAGTTCTGCCACTACCCAAAATTCCAGAACCAGCGCAATAGCCTCTGTGATGTACACTGAGGTCACGCCAATGCTGAATCCATTTATTTACTCTCTGAGGAACAAGGACATAAAGGGGGCTCTGAAAAGTCTTGTCACCACTCTCGCTTTCAGTGAGTGA